The DNA region CATTTAAGctatttattttccttccatCAAATAGTATGGCAACCCTGCAGTTTCCTAAAGAAAAAGAGCCAcaactgttctttggaaggacagatactgaagctgaagctcaaatactttggcagcTAATGAGACATGGGGACTCGTTGGAAAAGACCCCGATGCTAGGAAAAGTGGAGGAcaaaaggaggaggaaacagcagaggatgagatggttagatagtgtggtcaacacaatgaacatgaatttgggcaaattcCGGGTAACAGTAGAAGAGAGTGGCATGTTGTAGTCAATGGGGTTGCgaagagtcagaaatgacttaGTGACTAatccacaataacaaccctgtctttatttgttaaataaaataaaatacactgTTTTTCTTTACAAAGGGGAGAAAAATAATATCAGGAAACATAATTTGATCTAGTTGTTTCGAAATGGAAATCGGATGGTTTGGCCAGCCTCCACCTGAATTTGCTCATATACCCATTTCCGGTTGCAGCGACATTCTGCTCCACACTTGGTTGAATTACACTTAGGACAAGGGTAAAAGCAGCCCAGGCAGTTCTTCTCTAGACAATCACACAAATCTGCTTTATTGGAAATCAGATGGCCGTGTTTGTCATATTTCTTCACAGTCCTATAAAAATAGCAGGCAGAGGAACCTTGTTAGATTGTTAGAAtatgaagccaaaaaaaaaaaaatgaaaaatgcattgtaaagcaaaaaaaaaaaatctccagacTTCCCCTCTGATACTATTTTAATGTACAAATAAAGAACACTTTAATCTTTGCCTCAGAATGGAATGCAGCATTACCAGAGACCTAtttaaaagaggaggaagaaaattgcTTTGACAGATGGTTCCTCAGGACTGCTTCgcatgggaattttttttaagtcAGGTAAACTATAAATGGCAGCCGTGGTATGCCAGATTGTGTCCTGTTAGGATatgcacttttttttaaatatatgaaaaCGATATTCCCAGTGGAAAAGAGAAATATTAGGATTCTGATCAGCTACATAAGTCTTAAAAGTAGGGCATGCAGAGCAGCAAATTAAATTCCAATTAAGTAGAGGACTGCCAAATTGCTAATGTGGAAAACAGCCAGCCACATAGACTGGATAGAGAATTTAATACTCATGCAAACTAACTAGAGATAAAATCTGACATGTGACAATATTTTGTGGAAgctgcaggtagttcttgacttatgactggtcctttaacaaccattcaaatgTATGACAGGCCCAAAATGGGTGTCACTTCTGGCCATCATAAAATGTCATTCcacctccttcctcccaccccacctcacccccaatatcacatgaccacatttttaaCACTGGGCAACTAGCTTGTAGCATCCTGTGATCACTTGGCCATGATTTGTATCCTTTTTTTCTGGTCTCTGGCAAAAGAGCACTCATTCAGAAGAATGGGTTCTCATTTACAAGCATGGCATTTACTTAACAAACAcattttcatttaacaaccactgcaaaaaatattgtaaattcaGGTTCAGTCACATGGGTGTCTTGACTTATTACCATAATGATTTCTACCCAAAATCAAGgactgttatatatatatatatatgtgtgtgtgtgtgtgtgtatgtatgtatgtatgtatgtatgtatgtatgtatatgtgcgtgtgcgtgtgtatatatatatatgtgtgtgtgtgtgtgtgtatgttttctgaggttttcgcgggtgttagtatgtaggtctctagttattcgggttttctccaattttatgtgggagaaaacccgaataaataaataaatatatatatatatatatatatatatatatatatatatatatatatatatatatatatatatatatatatataaaatgtatgtatatgcatgagagtgtgtatacacaaacacaaatgcatatgtgtgtgtgaaaaaatATAGGCTATTGCTTCTGTTTGTCAAAATAATATAATTCTTATTCTGATATTTTTTACAGTGGATTACTTCTTGTGTTTATCCACTTATTAGGGTTCTGAAACCTTTTAAGATTCCCATTTAGATGCAAAACTAAATAAAACTATCAATCAACATACTGAATATCACCCTACATTGCTGGATGTTCTTTCTGTAGTTTCTTAGAAACACTAAATAAAATGCATGAGGACTAGAAAAAAGTATTATATGTAGCACTTGAAATAACACTCCTAATTTATTCTTGCCCCTTAAATGTTCTAATGAAAGACTGAAATTTAGAAGAGACATTCTGGAATTTAGAAGAGACATTCTGAATATGAAATAACGTTTCAGCCTTGAAATTTGAAAGCCAGAAAACTTTGCACATCATGAATGTTAATtgtatttcatttaatattttgtgaatgtatatatgtatgtgtttgcaCAATACATTAAATTTAAACCAATATTTGTATTTGTCTTGGCTCCACCTACTTGTAGTATGATACACATTATTCTCAAATGAAGCCTTCAGCCCAAAATCAATTGTAACCCTTAATATTCTAAATGACTTATAATTAAATTCTGAGCAGATTTATTcttaaatacttaaataagaGATTTTTAAGGAACAATAGCCATGATTGCAGCAATCATGGTAATTATGAATAGATTACCCCACTCCCCGCTAACTGAAGTAGACCTTTCAAGAAGGCATCCATTAGTCTGGAGCCTTAAGCATCTGATGGTGATTAAACAACCCTGGGCATTTCTATTTCCAAAGCTAATTTAAAATATAGGAAGAACTTGAATACATCATCTTACTTCTTTGTCGTATTAAAACAATCCTGATTTATCATTGACATACAGACTTTCTTTTGTTGTTCCCGAGTTTCTGGGTTGAAATCTGCCAGCAGAGGTCCTGGATTTTGAAATGCCAAGCATTTTAGCTGTCGTTCAATTTGTTGCTGTCAACAAACACACTAGTGGTTATGATAAAATGTTCACAGTTACATTTAGGAATTcagtattaccgtattttttggagtataagacccaccggagcataagacgcaccaagattttgatgaggcaaatttttttttaaaaattgcactctacagacctcccaaaacagcccatgtttagtgaaaacaggcctggttttttttgtcaaaaaaaggccaggcatagcctttaggaggcttgtatagTGCAGGCTAAACACCCAATGATAGGCTAAAAAGAGGGAAAGTTCACAGCAGAAGTCAGCAGTTGAACagaggcctccccccccctcccccccgaccATTTAGTTGCCAGGCTCATTTCTGAGGAACTGTAGATCAggagtctccaactttggcaactttaaggtttgtggacttcaacttccagaattcatcAGCCAGATTTATGTTGGGAGAAAAGACAAAACATCACTTTGATAGAAGAACAACCAAAAACAACTTTAAGCTGCTCCTGTAGCAAACTGGGGATGAAGCAAGCAATGTTACAATTATGTGATCCTTAGAAATGGTTATCTTTGTTGTGAAATTCCAAGATCAGCACCTGTCCTTGGAATTTATATAAGATAGACATTTCAGAAACTTCACAGAGTGTCCTAACATATATATTCTGGTTTACTAAAAActgagggggggggtgtcacaaagtttggttttattgttttgtttcaaaTTAATGTGTACAAATAAAACCAAACTTCAGGAGAAAAACATCACCGTTTCTAGCAAACCAGTgatggggtgtcaaacttgcatttgCCACAggatcatcacgtgatgtatcgtgactttttcccccttcgctaaaccgggcgtgagtgtggccagcacgtgatgcatccagtcTGCGGGCTGTGACAGCCCTGGCACAAGGGATCTGCCATCCACTCCAGCCCAAGGCCTGTAGGAAGAACCAGATATTATTGACTCATTTAAATAAGGTCAGGGTAGGGACGGTGGGGATTTTGTTCTAGAAGGCAGACACCACAGGAGAGGAGGCCTGCTTCTCTACCTGGCATGTCTAGTTGTCCTGCTGTGGCTAAATATTTGCTATCTAATTACTTAGAGAAAACCTCCATGGTCTGAGCAGGTTTATACAGCACGTAGGAGATCAAACTGCATCACAGTTATTCAGGTCTTGGGACACATTTACCTGTTCGTGTTTGAGACTTCAAAAACAAACCAGAAATAAAATGAAGTTGCCTCAGGCAATTTATGCACCCAGCATTGCATGATTGCACAATAAACCTCAAAGCATTCTGGCAGAAGTTTTTCTATGCTCACGTATTAGTCTAATATATAGCATTACTCAAACGTAGAGTGCTTATTGTCTCCTGGTAAAAATGAAGCCTGACTAGAGAAATTATTATTCTACCTACTAGGTAAGGACTGAAAGCCCTGCCCTTGGAACTTATATAGGAAGACATTTCAGAAACTTTACAAGTAGTACTGCACATGGTGTGCTAATCCATAATTGTAAcggtatgtgggaatgatcttGGGAAAAGGGGTGAAGCAATGTTGCCTAGGAAATAATCAGATAACAAAGGGCGTAGCCTCCAGCTGCATAGTGGCCCAGAGAAGGAAATTCGGAAAAGAACCTCCTTAACCTCTCAGGCTATAAAAGAAACAGCAGGAGATTTGTATCAGCAGGATT from Thamnophis elegans isolate rThaEle1 chromosome 3, rThaEle1.pri, whole genome shotgun sequence includes:
- the ARL14EPL gene encoding ARL14 effector protein-like, with the translated sequence MGDCLEGPCPSGGPSAAGELAGGSSVCTKEMTLEQKQQLLFAPFQMHANKSRKKVQQIERQLKCLAFQNPGPLLADFNPETREQQKKVCMSMINQDCFNTTKKTVKKYDKHGHLISNKADLCDCLEKNCLGCFYPCPKCNSTKCGAECRCNRKWVYEQIQVEAGQTIRFPFRNN